A portion of the Calliphora vicina chromosome 5, idCalVici1.1, whole genome shotgun sequence genome contains these proteins:
- the LOC135960840 gene encoding uncharacterized protein LOC135960840, producing MNKFRFCSYYLFALLLNSCWLLSYGYRNIRLEDNLCADRIFKYFQGSSMTLKEDRDSAAIITQVWNTTMPGYYSSNKIRYDCEFKVNSEEPNRPPRGIYTVITRLKFRHDPVKNECLDYIQFRNGNRSPSERICNDISIDGPAGRLIFDQRNKDVSVLIHIDKKRMITEPLELRMVMTAHSECKYTGDFLCEPTNPYTCISRYFVRDNVTNCMYPCRDEVSCFHDAITLEEIDTTNVAISAITSLIFTMLGVGFCIWICWKYWNCITVQQHAHEASAVTNRQRRQRSHQHRSSGQREVPVIELPAAPSFGSASTVPVHSLEMNHQQQQGEETPKDLPPSYESLFPDR from the exons atgaataaattCAGATTTTGCAGCTactatttatttgctttattattaaattcgTGTTGGCTGCTAAGCTATGGCTACAGAAATA tACGACTGGAAGATAATTTGTGTGCAGATCGtatctttaaatatttccaGGGTTCGTCAATGACATTGAAAGAAGATCGTGATTCGGCAGCTATTATAACACAGGTGTGGAACACTACCATGCCAGGATATTATTCCTCCAACAAAATACGCTATGATTGTGAATTTAAAGTGAACAGTGAGGAGCCAAATCGTCCTCCCCGTGGCATATACACAGTAATAACACGTTTGAAATTTCGCCATGATCCTGTGAAAAATGAATGCTTGGACTATATACAGTTTCGCAATGGCAACCGTTCACCGAGTGAGCGTATTTGCAATGATATCTCCATAGATGGGCCGGCTGGACGTTTGATATTCGATCAACGTAATAAAGATGTAAGCGTACTAATACATATCGATAAAAAGAGAATGATAACGGAGCCCCTGGAGTTGCGTATGGTGATGACGGCTCATTCGGAATGTAAATATACGGGAGATTTCCTATGTGAACCCACAAATCCATATACATGTATATCACGTTATTTTGTACGTGACAACGTTACCAACTGCATGTATCCATGTCGTGATGAGGTGTCTTGTTTTCATGATGCCATCACTTTGGAAGAGATTGACACAACAAATGTCGCCATATCGGCCATAACGTCACTGATATTTACAATGTTGGGCGTAGGATTTTGCATTTGGATCTGTTGGAAATACTGGAATTGTATAACGGTGCAACAGCATGCACACGAAGCATCAGCTGTGACAAATCGTCAACGTCGCCAACGTTCACATCAACATAGAAGTAGTGGACAAAGG gaaGTTCCTGTTATAGAATTACCTGCGGCTCCATCATTTGGTAGTGCTTCAACTGTACCCGTTCATAGTTTAGAAATGAACCATCAACAACAACAGGGTGAAGAAACGCCAAAAGATTTACCACCCAGCTATGAATCACTGTTTCCAGATAGATAA
- the LOC135959978 gene encoding BOS complex subunit NOMO1, whose protein sequence is MRVLGNVFVVLLIKLLTLIENVQLNEVIGCGGFIKSHADIDFSKVEVKLLTKQGALKDKTDCSPSNGYYFLPIYDKGEYLLKISPPPGWSFEPEEVKLNFNGQSDICSLGKDVNFVFKGFGITGKVALGNGGAKGVKVELKSEDGKDVRHTVTDVNGIFSFTPIIPGKYIVKATHAQWYFEKDEYTVLVEGGNTVLPENSLVVSGFDVTGRFETSGQLNSGVGIALFESKSNSKPLRCSKKDLKTTVTNTVSSYEAAPSCYAQVDKNGDYMFKDVAPGKYLVQPVIEDANLKLNIKPLHVEFEVGKDTLELKQEFKISGFSVTGQVLDGPQGSPIAKAIVKLNGHKEVVTDKQGSFVLDNVNAGTFALQVEADKYEFVEQRVKLQLTVPSLPAVTPSAYEVCGKVVAKKSYKVGITKHGSTFHTTANTNAESGVWCAYLPSGKFSIEVLTTDSDKSNGVQFFPVQQAIEVNSQPLKDIVFSQLRATLQGKLHCLPDAPVAACLNTEVTLHNLDANGQLTGQKQTTTAEGGKYSFKNVLPGPYEITVPQSNLCFDSTRVLINVASVSETAPDFVQHGYEVNIISSHRVIMKYSHSSASSSESFKLLSGVNTFCVPKFGSYSIKLEGCHLYNDEELPSTFDTSNTNPIIINAKAHKVGVRVLSPDPSVDSLQLSIESTTLGKQLVTPASESHKVDGKYAYRFETHLKPEEVLRITPKSDILLFEPSTKEIVGTNDCVDVAFNFIASKGLILRGKVVPAIKDAKITLSFPKNPELTSETSVTSVSGEFKFGPINDKLYYELKGEKESYVFSDYNPSSNSFSVHKLCEIIVKVKDETGKDLSGVLVSLSGSESYRKNLITSDDGSINFHSLSPSQYFLRPMLKEFKFEPNSKMVDLKDGETFEIEMIGKRVAYSVFGTVTSLNGEPFAQVNIEATASEKCSHHQEEAITENNGKYRLRGLNPGCEYTVRVKDAGVSGNNVDRSIPVQRIVEIATQDVQNVNFLAISPLKIVDVTARITAASNDFYKTLRLVMYRKGSYDSPVYSQRLETPLNPKARSNPGIMVFLPRIPLDGKTYIVELRSSLSDKTYSYTVPSQQFVADTGSVFVELDFTPDVKSYETDLNQNSISALILLALVSIAFFKQDIAVGFLDFVWSKISAIADDFAQKQKNQAKNNVRKVEPINQKEIEQMAEQINNIKKKKTKKI, encoded by the exons ATGAGGGTTCTCGGGAATGTATTcgtagttttattaattaaattattaactttAATTGAAAATGTACAATTAAATGAAGTAATAGGATGTGGTGGTTTTATAAAAAGCCATGCCGATATAGATTTCTCCAAAGTTGAAGTGAAATT ATTAACGAAGCAAGGAGCTTTGAAAGATAAAACCGATTGTTCACCCTCAAATGGTTATTATTTTTTGCCTATTTATGACAAGGgtgaatatttgttaaaaatttcgcCACCTCCCGGTTGGAGTTTTGAGCCCGAAGAGGTGAAATTGAATTTCAATGGCCAATCTGACATTTGCAGTCTGGGAAAAGATGTGAACTTTGTATTCAAAGGCTTTGGTATCACTGGTAAAGTGGCTTTAGGAAATGGTGGTGCAAAAGGCGTTAAGGTCGAATTAAAATCTGAAGATGGCAAAGATGTTAGGCACACCGTGACCGATGTTAATGGTATATTTTCGTTTACACCTATAATACCGggcaaatatattgttaaagcGACACATGCCCAATGGTATTTCGAAAAGGACGAATATACTGTCCTAGTTGAAGGTGGTAACACCGTTTTGCCAGAGAATTCCTTAGTTGTGTCTGGATTTGATGTTACTGGACGTTTTGAAACATCCGGACAATTGAACTCGGGTGTGGGTATAGCTTTGTTTGAAAGCAAATCG aaTTCGAAGCCTTTGAGATGTAGCAAAAAAGATCTTAAAACCACTGTTACCAACACTGTATCCAGCTACGAAGCTGCTCCCTCCTGTTATGCTCAAGTTGACAAAAATGGAGATTATATGTTCAAAGATGTAGCTCCCGGAAAGTATTTGGTACAACCGGTCATTGAAGAtgctaatttaaaattaaatatcaaaCCCTTGCATGTTGAATTTGAAGTTGGCAAAGATACTCTAGAGCTTAAACAGGAATTTAAG ATAAGTGGTTTTAGCGTTACGGGTCAAGTATTGGATGGACCTCAAGGTTCTCCCATAGCTAAGGCTATTGTGAAATTAAATGGTCATAAAGAGGTTGTTACGGATAAGCAGGGTTCATTTGTGTTGGACAATGTTAATGCTGGTACATTCGCTCTACAAGTAGAAGCTGACAAATATGAATTTGTCGAACAACGAGTTAAACTGCAACTGACAGTACCATCATTGCCAGCTGTAACACCTTCAGCGTATGAAGTTTGCGGCAAAGTAGTCGCCAAAAAATCATACAAAGTTGGTATAACTAAACATGGTTCTACGTTCCACACCACCGCCAATACCAATGCTGAATCAGGAGTATGGTGTGCCTATTTACCTAGCGGCAAATTTAGCATTGAAGTTTTGACTACCGACAGTGACAAGTCAAATGGTGTACAATTCTTCCCCGTACAACAAGCGATCGAAGTTAACTCTCAACCTTTAAAGGATATAGTATTTTCACAACTCAGAGCTACCTTACAAGGCAAATTACATTGTTTACCAGACGCTCCCGTAGCTGCTTGCCTTAACACTGAAGTTACTTTACACAACTTGGACGCTAATGGCCAATTGACTGGTCAGAAACAAACAACCACAGCAgaag gaggaaaatacagctttaaaaatgttttacccGGACCATATGAAATTACTGTGCCCCAATCTAATTTGTGCTTCGATTCCACGCGTGTGCTTATCAATGTGGCTTCTGTCTCTGAAACCGCCCCCGATTTTGTACAACACGGTTATGAAGTCAACATTATTTCAAGTCATAGAGTTATA ATGAAATATTCCCATAGTTCTGCCAGCAGCTCGGAATCGTTTAAACTACTTTCTGGAGTTAATACATTCTGCGTACCGAAATTCGGCTCATATTCGATCAAGTTAGAAGGCTGTCATTTATATAACGACGAGGAATTGCCCTCAACTTTCGATACATCTAACACTAATCCTATCATCATAAATGCCAAGGCGCATAAAGTGGGTGTCCGTGTATTATCACCCGATCCAAGTGTGGATTCTTTACAGCTTTCAATTGAATCTACCACTTTGGGCAAACAACTTGTTACACCTGCTTCTGAATCGCACAAAGTAGATGGCAAATATGCCTACCGTTTTGAGACACATCTGAAACCTGAAGAAGTATTACGCATTACACCTAAAAGTGATATTTTACTCTTCGAGCCATCTACTAAGGAAATTGTTGGCACCAACGATTGTGTTGATGTGGCCTTTAATTTCATCGCCTCTAAAGGTTTAATTTTGCGCGGTAAAGTTGTGCCTGCCATTAAAGATGCCAAGATCACTTTATCATTTCCCAAAAACCCTGAATTGACTTCCGAGACCAGTGTCACTTCTGTTAGTGGTGAATTTAAATTCGGTCCTATTAACGATAAATTGTATTACGAACTTAAAGGCGAAAAAGAATCATATGTATTCTCAGACTATAATCCTTCATCAAATTCCTTTAGTGTCCACAAACTATGCGAGATCATTGTTAAAGTTAAAGATGAAACAGGCAAAGATTTAAGTGGTGTTTTGGTGTCTTTGAGTGGCTCGGAAAGTTATCGTAAAAATTTAATCACCTCCGATGATGGTTCGATAAACTTCCACTCATTATCGCCCTCTCAGTATTTCTTAAGACCTatgttaaaagaatttaaatttgagCCAAATTCAAAAATGGTCGACTTGAAGGATGGCGAAACTTTCGAAATCGAAATGAT tgGCAAACGTGTGGCATATTCCGTTTTTGGCACTGTTACTTCCCTAAATGGTGAACCTTTTGCCCAGGTCAATATCGAAGCTACAGCAAGTGAAAAATGCTCTCACCACCAAGAGGAGGCAATTACAGAAAATAATGGCAAATATCGTTTGAGAGGCTTAAATCCAGGTTGTGAATATACCGTACGCGTCAAGGATGCAGGCGTTTCAGGAAATAATGTTGATCGTTCCATACCAGTGCAACGCATTGTAGAAATTGCCACTCAAGATGTTCAAAATGTGAATTTCTTGGCAATTTCTCCTTTAAAAATTGTCGATGTAACAGCTCGTATTACCGCAGCCTCTAATGATTTCTACAAAACTTTAAGATTGGTAATGTATCGTAAGGGCTCATACGATTCGCCTGTTTATTCTCAGCGCTTGGAAACCCCACTCAATCCCAAGGCACGTTCTAATCCTGGAATTATGGTATTTTTGCCACGCATACCTTTGGATGGCAAAACCTATATTGTGGAATTGCGATCTTCGTTGTCGGACAAGACCTACTCATACACTGTTCCCTCCCAACAGTTTGTGGCTGATACTGGTTCGGTTTTCGTTGAACTAGATTTTACGCCCGATGTAAAATCATATGAAACGGATCTTAATCAAAATTCAATATCCGCCTTGATTCTATTGGCTTTGGTTTCTATAGCGTTTTTCAAGCAGGACATCGCCGTGGGTTTTCTAGATTTCGTTTGGTCGAAGATCAGTGCTATTGCCGATGATTTCGCTCAGAAGCAGAAAAACCAAGCCAAAAACAATGTCAGAAAGGTCGAACCGATCAATCAAAAGGAAATCGAACAAATGGCCGAGCAAATCAATaacattaaaaagaaaaagactaaaaaaatctaa